In the Gammaproteobacteria bacterium genome, one interval contains:
- the pgsA gene encoding CDP-diacylglycerol--glycerol-3-phosphate 3-phosphatidyltransferase: MNIPNSLTLLRILLIPVFVLVFYLPFGWANEAATAIFALAAGTDWLDGYLARQLNQTSAFGAFLDPVADKLMVAVALVLLVQADPRIWLAIPAAVIIGREITISALREWMAEIGKSTTVKVAYIGKIKTTAQMAAIILMLYADPLLGLPITLIGHVLLYVAAVLTLWSMVAYLKAAWPSLWPKPGG; the protein is encoded by the coding sequence ATGAACATACCCAACTCCCTCACCCTGCTGCGCATCCTGCTGATCCCGGTGTTCGTGCTGGTGTTCTACCTGCCCTTCGGCTGGGCCAACGAGGCCGCCACCGCCATTTTCGCCCTGGCCGCGGGGACCGACTGGCTGGACGGCTACCTGGCCCGCCAGCTCAACCAGACCTCCGCCTTCGGCGCCTTCCTCGACCCGGTGGCGGACAAGCTCATGGTGGCCGTGGCCCTGGTGCTGCTGGTGCAGGCCGACCCCCGCATCTGGCTTGCGATCCCCGCGGCCGTCATCATCGGCCGCGAGATCACCATCTCGGCCCTGCGGGAATGGATGGCTGAGATCGGCAAGAGCACAACCGTCAAGGTGGCCTACATCGGCAAGATCAAGACCACCGCCCAGATGGCCGCCATCATCCTCATGCTCTACGCCGATCCCCTCCTCGGCCTGCCCATCACCCTCATCGGCCATGTACTGCTCTACGTCGCCGCCGTCCTCACCCTGTGGTCCATGGTGGCCTACCTCAAGGCCGCCTGGCCGAGCCTGTGGCCGAAGCCCGGCGGCTAA
- the uvrC gene encoding excinuclease ABC subunit UvrC, giving the protein MSRTDQDFDAESFLRSLPGRPGVYRMTDAEDRPLYVGKARDLKKRVASYFRDPGQLPPKVRTMMRHMARVDITTTHTEGEALLLESNLIKELAPRYNILLRDDKSYPYIHVTSHQEYPRLAFHRGGRRKKGLFFGPYPSAGAVRQTLNLLQKLFLVRQCEDSFFSNRSRPCLQYQIKRCTGPCVGLVEPERYAEDVRHAVMFLEGRSGAVIDDLARRMEEAAQALEFEQAARYRDQIASLRKVMERQYVDTAGGDLDVVAAAVREGTACVQVFTIRGGQNLGNRAYFPVQVQDEPAAAVLEAFLPQYYLHNRADRTIPREILLSEDIGDVAALEELLSAQAGHRVLLKSRVRTDRSRWLDMARENAVVALGQRLARSDQVGGRLAALAQVLSLPDVPQRIECFDISHTGGELTVASCVVFGPEGPEKAHYRHFNIQDITPGDDYGAMRQALERRYGRVKREEGRLPDVLLIDGGKGQVSSAATIIEELQLVGVLLVGVAKGPERRPGMETLVLPGGKAPLILRADSPALHLIQHIRDEAHRFAITGHRGRRGKARNTSSLEGLPGVGAKRRQRLLQQFGGLQGIARAGVEDLARVPGISKQLARTIYDAFHSQG; this is encoded by the coding sequence ATGAGCCGAACCGACCAAGACTTCGACGCCGAGTCCTTCCTGCGCAGCCTGCCCGGGCGCCCCGGCGTGTATCGCATGACCGACGCCGAGGACCGCCCCCTGTACGTGGGCAAGGCCCGCGATCTCAAGAAGCGCGTGGCCAGCTATTTCCGCGACCCGGGGCAGTTGCCGCCCAAGGTGCGCACCATGATGCGCCACATGGCGCGGGTGGACATCACCACCACCCACACCGAGGGCGAGGCGTTACTGCTGGAGAGCAACCTCATCAAGGAGTTGGCGCCGCGCTACAACATCCTGCTGCGGGACGACAAGAGCTACCCCTACATACACGTCACCAGCCACCAGGAGTACCCGCGCCTGGCCTTTCACCGCGGCGGGCGCCGCAAGAAGGGCCTGTTCTTCGGTCCCTATCCCAGCGCCGGCGCGGTGCGCCAGACCCTCAACCTGCTGCAGAAGCTGTTCCTGGTGCGCCAATGCGAGGACAGTTTCTTCAGCAACCGCAGCCGGCCCTGCCTGCAATACCAGATCAAGCGCTGCACCGGCCCCTGCGTCGGCCTCGTGGAGCCCGAGCGCTACGCCGAGGACGTGCGCCACGCCGTGATGTTCCTCGAGGGCCGCAGCGGTGCCGTCATCGACGACCTGGCGCGGCGCATGGAAGAGGCCGCCCAGGCCCTCGAGTTCGAACAGGCGGCCCGCTACCGCGACCAGATCGCCAGCCTGCGCAAGGTCATGGAGCGCCAGTACGTGGACACCGCCGGCGGCGACCTGGACGTGGTGGCGGCGGCGGTGCGGGAGGGCACCGCCTGCGTCCAGGTGTTCACCATCCGTGGCGGCCAGAATCTGGGCAATCGCGCCTATTTCCCCGTCCAGGTCCAGGACGAGCCCGCCGCCGCGGTGCTGGAGGCCTTCCTGCCCCAGTACTATCTCCACAACCGCGCCGACCGCACCATCCCCCGGGAAATCCTCCTGAGCGAAGACATCGGGGACGTGGCGGCCCTCGAGGAGCTGCTGTCGGCCCAGGCCGGTCACCGCGTGCTCCTCAAGTCCCGGGTGCGCACCGACCGCTCGCGCTGGCTGGACATGGCCCGGGAGAACGCCGTGGTGGCCCTCGGCCAGCGTCTCGCCCGGTCCGACCAGGTGGGCGGCCGGCTGGCGGCCCTGGCCCAGGTACTGAGCCTGCCCGACGTGCCCCAGCGCATCGAGTGTTTCGACATCAGCCATACCGGCGGCGAACTCACCGTGGCCTCCTGCGTGGTGTTCGGCCCCGAGGGGCCGGAGAAGGCCCACTACCGCCATTTCAACATCCAGGACATCACCCCCGGCGACGACTACGGCGCCATGCGCCAGGCCCTGGAGCGGCGTTACGGGCGCGTCAAGCGGGAGGAGGGCCGGCTGCCCGACGTGCTGCTTATCGACGGCGGCAAGGGCCAGGTGAGCAGCGCTGCCACCATCATCGAGGAACTACAGCTGGTGGGGGTGCTGCTGGTGGGCGTGGCCAAGGGCCCCGAGCGCCGCCCCGGCATGGAGACCCTCGTGTTGCCCGGGGGGAAGGCGCCTCTTATACTGCGTGCCGACTCCCCGGCACTGCATCTGATCCAACACATCAGGGACGAGGCCCACCGCTTTGCCATCACCGGCCACCGCGGGCGCCGGGGCAAGGCACGCAACACCTCCTCCCTGGAAGGGCTGCCCGGGGTTGGGGCCAAGCGCCGCCAGCGCCTGCTGCAACAGTTCGGCGGACTCCAGGGCATCGCCCGGGCGGGCGTGGAAGATCTCGCCCGGGTCCCCGGTATCAGCAAGCAACTGGCCCGCACCATCTACGATGCCTTTCACAGCCAAGGATGA
- a CDS encoding uracil-DNA glycosylase, whose translation MASSSVASWSRGQAIHRDGFRADCALCPRLATFLAAVREREPAYHAAPVPPFGDPEARLLVVGLAPGMHGANRTGRPFTGDYAGELLYSTLHAFGYGSRPVSEHAADGLRLTDCRITNAVKCVPPQNKPTTAEVDTCNAYLAAELARLPAGAVVIALGLVAHRAVLRAEGQRLSAFAFGHGSEHALSRDRWLIDSYHCSRYNTNTRRLTPEMFHAVFRAAGRRLGG comes from the coding sequence ATGGCATCGTCGAGCGTGGCGAGCTGGAGTAGGGGGCAGGCCATCCACCGCGACGGGTTCCGCGCCGACTGCGCCCTGTGTCCGCGTCTCGCCACCTTCCTGGCGGCGGTGCGCGAGCGTGAGCCCGCCTATCATGCCGCCCCCGTGCCCCCCTTCGGCGACCCGGAGGCGCGCCTGCTCGTGGTGGGGCTGGCCCCGGGCATGCACGGGGCCAACCGCACCGGCCGCCCCTTTACCGGCGATTACGCTGGCGAGCTGCTCTACAGCACCCTCCATGCCTTCGGCTATGGCTCCCGCCCCGTCTCCGAGCACGCCGCCGACGGCCTGCGCCTGACGGACTGCCGCATCACCAACGCGGTCAAGTGCGTGCCACCCCAGAACAAGCCCACCACCGCCGAGGTCGATACCTGCAACGCCTATCTCGCGGCCGAGTTGGCCCGGCTGCCGGCCGGCGCCGTGGTCATCGCCCTGGGGCTGGTGGCCCACCGCGCCGTGCTCAGGGCCGAGGGGCAACGGCTGTCCGCCTTTGCCTTCGGCCACGGCAGTGAGCACGCCCTCAGTCGCGACCGCTGGCTGATTGATTCCTACCACTGCAGCCGCTACAACACCAATACGCGCCGGCTGACGCCGGAGATGTTCCACGCCGTGTTTCGCGCCGCCGGGCGCCGGCTCGGCGGCTGA
- a CDS encoding response regulator, with the protein MVDDHDLVRTGFRRIVDDQPDMEVVGECASGEAALEIIRNRDVDLVLLDMNMPGMGGIETVRRIIGQDEGIKIIGVSVHVDGAYPQRVIELGGHGYLSKGCTEREFLTAIRTVRDGSKYIGQAAAQNIALNSLSDNTDPMTELSHRELSVVRLLAKGKSTNEIANSLHVSIKTVSTYRSRIHSKLGIRNDVELAHLAMRHGIVERGELE; encoded by the coding sequence TTGGTTGACGACCATGACTTGGTCCGTACCGGCTTTCGCCGTATCGTCGATGACCAGCCGGACATGGAGGTGGTGGGGGAGTGCGCCAGCGGCGAGGCGGCTCTCGAGATCATTCGCAACAGGGATGTCGACCTCGTGCTGCTGGACATGAACATGCCGGGCATGGGGGGTATCGAGACGGTGCGGCGCATCATCGGCCAGGATGAGGGCATCAAGATTATCGGCGTCAGCGTCCACGTGGATGGCGCCTATCCCCAGCGGGTCATCGAACTGGGGGGGCATGGCTACCTCAGCAAGGGATGCACGGAACGGGAGTTCCTCACCGCCATCCGCACCGTGCGCGACGGCAGCAAGTACATCGGCCAGGCGGCGGCCCAGAACATCGCCCTGAACTCCCTGAGCGACAACACCGATCCCATGACCGAGCTGTCCCACCGCGAACTCTCCGTGGTGCGCCTGCTGGCCAAGGGCAAGAGCACCAACGAGATCGCCAACAGCCTGCACGTGAGCATCAAGACGGTGAGCACCTACCGCAGCCGCATCCACAGTAAGCTCGGCATCCGCAACGACGTCGAACTGGCCCACCTCGCCATGCGCCATGGCATCGTCGAGCGTGGCGAGCTGGAGTAG
- a CDS encoding extracellular solute-binding protein has translation MRSCFLCNALLLALAVLAPPLQAAAPAHGIAMHGDLKYGPDFAHFEYANPDAPKGGDVKQAAIGTYDSFHPFVLKGMTPSGIGLLFETLMVGSDDEAFSQYGLIAESVEVPEDRSWAIFNLREEARFHDGTPITAKDVVFSLDALKKDGHPFYRSYYKNVDGGEALDTHRVRFTFSGGDNRELPLIVGQLPVLPAHYWSDRDFSKTTLEPPLGSGPYRIKDFEQGRSVTYERVPDYWGADLPVNRGQYNFDTLRYDYYRDTTVALQAFKAGAYDFRQENTAKDWATGYDFPAVRDGRVIKEEIPHQQPQGMQAYAFNTRRAMFADPRVRQALGYAFDFEWTNQNLFNGAYTRTRSYYSNSELASRGMPSPAELALLEPHRDQVPAEVFEGPYEPPRTDGSGRLRDNLRKAVGLLREAGWTVQDGRLTHTATGEPMAFEVLLVQPLFERVTLPFARNLKRLGIDARVRTVDATQYQNRLDHFDFDMVVASFRQSLSPGNEQRDFWGSEQADIPGSRNIIGIEDPVVDHLVDQIIAAPDRASLVARTRALDRVLLWSHYVIPHWHITHFRVAYWNKFARPAVSPKYDLGFNTWWIDPSTTPKTGAATD, from the coding sequence ATGCGTTCGTGCTTCCTTTGCAACGCCCTCCTGCTGGCCCTGGCGGTGCTGGCGCCCCCTCTCCAGGCGGCGGCGCCTGCCCATGGCATCGCCATGCACGGCGACCTCAAGTACGGCCCGGATTTCGCTCACTTCGAATACGCCAATCCCGACGCCCCCAAGGGCGGGGACGTGAAGCAGGCCGCTATCGGCACCTACGACAGCTTCCACCCCTTCGTGCTCAAGGGCATGACCCCCAGCGGCATCGGTCTGCTGTTCGAGACCCTGATGGTGGGCTCCGACGACGAGGCCTTCTCCCAGTACGGCCTCATCGCCGAGTCCGTGGAGGTCCCCGAGGACCGCTCCTGGGCCATCTTCAACCTGCGGGAGGAGGCCCGTTTCCACGATGGGACGCCCATCACGGCGAAGGACGTGGTGTTCTCCCTGGATGCCCTCAAGAAAGACGGCCACCCCTTCTATCGCAGCTATTACAAGAACGTGGACGGGGGCGAGGCCCTGGATACCCACCGCGTCAGGTTCACCTTCTCCGGGGGCGACAATCGCGAGCTGCCCCTCATCGTGGGCCAGCTGCCGGTGCTTCCCGCCCACTACTGGTCCGACCGGGACTTCTCCAAGACCACCCTGGAGCCCCCGCTGGGCAGCGGCCCCTACCGCATCAAGGACTTCGAGCAGGGGCGCTCGGTCACCTACGAACGGGTTCCCGACTACTGGGGCGCCGATCTGCCGGTGAACCGCGGCCAGTACAACTTCGACACCCTGCGCTACGACTACTACCGGGACACCACGGTGGCGCTGCAGGCCTTCAAGGCCGGCGCCTACGACTTCCGCCAGGAGAACACCGCCAAGGACTGGGCCACGGGCTACGACTTCCCGGCGGTGCGGGACGGCCGCGTGATCAAGGAGGAGATCCCCCACCAGCAGCCCCAGGGCATGCAGGCCTACGCCTTCAACACCCGCCGGGCCATGTTCGCCGATCCCCGGGTGCGCCAGGCCCTGGGCTACGCCTTCGACTTCGAGTGGACCAATCAGAACCTCTTCAACGGCGCCTATACCCGCACCCGCAGCTACTACTCCAACTCCGAGCTGGCCTCCCGCGGCATGCCCTCTCCCGCCGAGCTGGCCCTGCTGGAGCCCCACCGCGACCAGGTACCGGCGGAGGTCTTCGAGGGCCCCTACGAGCCGCCCCGCACCGACGGCAGCGGGCGCCTGCGCGACAACCTGCGCAAGGCCGTGGGCCTGCTCAGGGAGGCCGGGTGGACGGTACAGGACGGCAGGCTGACCCACACCGCCACGGGCGAGCCCATGGCGTTCGAGGTGCTGCTGGTGCAGCCACTGTTCGAACGCGTCACCCTGCCCTTCGCCCGCAACCTCAAACGCCTCGGTATCGACGCCCGGGTACGTACCGTGGATGCCACCCAGTACCAGAACCGCCTGGACCACTTCGATTTCGACATGGTGGTGGCCTCCTTCCGCCAGTCCCTGTCGCCGGGCAACGAGCAACGGGACTTCTGGGGCTCGGAGCAGGCCGACATCCCGGGCAGCCGCAACATCATCGGCATCGAGGACCCGGTGGTGGACCACCTCGTCGATCAGATCATCGCCGCCCCGGATCGCGCCAGCCTGGTGGCCCGCACCCGCGCCCTCGACCGGGTGCTGCTGTGGAGCCACTACGTCATCCCCCACTGGCACATCACCCATTTCCGGGTGGCCTATTGGAACAAGTTCGCGCGCCCGGCGGTCTCTCCCAAGTACGACCTCGGATTCAACACCTGGTGGATCGATCCGTCAACGACGCCAAAGACCGGCGCCGCCACCGACTGA
- a CDS encoding NADH-dependent flavin oxidoreductase, whose protein sequence is MSDDRLFSAFQIKGHTLRNRIGVAPMTRTSSIRDSVPRDDVLEFLVRRARNGAAVVYTEAIVTDYESAQGYPRQARLVTQRQIDAWKPVVAAIQEAGALAVMQMFHCGRMAWEEVNPAGRVIAPSRLAPRDDNPLTGRPYPQPDAMSLFDIEHVIDGFVQTARGAVAAGFDGIEIHGAHGYLISQFLSSYANQRDDHYGGPLEQRFRFAREIIRAVHDVVPNDRLLAFRISNWGVADMDVSLFAGAAEWRDLITLLNAEPLDVLSVSTYDHALPAWDSGKTMAGLTREVTDKPLFIGGKIHDRASAEAALADADVVLFAKSMLLNPNLVEDLRAGTPLPAYASADANVAYGEEPLP, encoded by the coding sequence ATGAGTGACGACAGGCTGTTCTCGGCCTTCCAGATCAAGGGACATACCCTCAGGAACCGCATCGGCGTGGCCCCCATGACCCGCACCTCATCGATACGGGACAGCGTGCCCCGGGACGACGTGCTGGAGTTCCTGGTGCGGCGTGCCAGGAACGGCGCCGCCGTGGTCTATACCGAGGCCATCGTCACGGACTACGAGAGCGCCCAGGGCTATCCCCGCCAGGCGCGGCTGGTGACCCAGCGCCAGATCGACGCCTGGAAACCGGTGGTGGCCGCCATCCAGGAGGCCGGGGCCCTGGCCGTCATGCAGATGTTCCACTGCGGCCGCATGGCCTGGGAGGAAGTCAATCCGGCGGGCCGGGTCATCGCCCCGAGCCGCCTCGCGCCGCGGGACGACAACCCCCTCACGGGCCGGCCCTATCCCCAGCCTGACGCCATGTCCCTGTTCGACATCGAGCACGTCATCGACGGCTTCGTCCAGACCGCCCGCGGCGCCGTGGCGGCCGGCTTCGACGGCATCGAGATCCACGGCGCCCACGGCTATCTCATCAGCCAGTTCCTCTCTTCCTATGCCAATCAACGGGACGACCACTATGGCGGCCCCCTGGAGCAGCGTTTCCGCTTCGCCCGGGAGATCATCCGCGCGGTCCATGACGTGGTACCCAACGACCGCCTGCTCGCCTTTCGCATCTCCAACTGGGGAGTGGCGGACATGGATGTGTCCCTGTTCGCCGGCGCGGCCGAATGGCGGGATCTCATCACCCTGCTGAATGCCGAACCCCTGGACGTGCTGTCGGTGTCCACCTACGACCACGCCCTGCCGGCCTGGGACAGCGGCAAGACCATGGCCGGCCTGACCCGGGAGGTCACGGACAAGCCCCTGTTCATCGGTGGCAAGATCCACGACCGCGCCAGCGCCGAGGCCGCCCTGGCCGATGCCGATGTGGTGTTGTTTGCCAAGTCCATGCTGCTGAACCCGAACCTGGTGGAGGACCTGCGGGCCGGCACCCCCCTGCCCGCCTATGCGTCGGCGGACGCCAACGTGGCCTACGGCGAGGAACCCCTGCCCTAG
- a CDS encoding microcin C ABC transporter permease YejB, with the protein MSAYILRRLLLMVPTLFGIMVLNYVIVQAAPGGPVERLVAELKGHGVAATARMGGSAAGDAGMAAAGGGRDYTGTKGIDPELLADIERLYGFDKPAHERFFQMMGQYLRFEFGDSFYQDRSVVDLVIDKLPVSISLGLWTTLLVYVISIPLGIAKAVRDGSRFDMWTSAVVIVGYAIPGFMFALLLVVLFAGGSFLDWFPLRGLVSENWEELSWPARIADYFWHITLPVTAMVIGGFAGLTMLTKNSFLDEINKQYVMTARAKGLTENRVLYGHVFRNAMLIVVAGFPSAFVGILFTGALLIEVIFSLDGLGLLGFEAAINRDYPVMFGTLFFFTLLGLVLNLAGDLMYVAIDPRIDFESREN; encoded by the coding sequence ATGAGCGCGTACATCCTCCGCCGTCTGCTGCTGATGGTGCCCACCCTGTTCGGCATCATGGTGCTCAACTACGTCATCGTACAGGCCGCGCCCGGCGGCCCCGTCGAGCGTCTGGTGGCCGAACTCAAGGGGCACGGCGTGGCGGCCACGGCGCGCATGGGGGGCAGTGCCGCGGGCGATGCCGGCATGGCGGCGGCCGGCGGCGGCCGGGACTACACCGGCACCAAGGGCATCGATCCCGAGTTGCTGGCGGACATCGAGCGCCTCTACGGCTTCGACAAGCCGGCCCACGAGCGCTTCTTCCAGATGATGGGCCAGTACCTGCGCTTCGAGTTCGGTGACAGCTTCTACCAGGACCGCAGTGTGGTGGACCTGGTGATCGACAAGCTGCCGGTGTCCATCTCCCTGGGGCTGTGGACCACCCTGCTGGTCTATGTCATCTCCATACCGTTGGGGATCGCCAAGGCGGTGCGCGATGGCAGCCGCTTCGACATGTGGACCAGCGCCGTGGTCATCGTGGGCTACGCCATCCCCGGCTTCATGTTCGCCCTGCTGCTGGTGGTGCTGTTCGCCGGCGGCAGCTTCCTGGACTGGTTTCCCCTGCGCGGCCTCGTCTCGGAGAACTGGGAGGAGCTGTCCTGGCCGGCCCGCATCGCCGACTACTTCTGGCACATCACCCTGCCGGTGACGGCCATGGTCATCGGCGGCTTCGCCGGCCTCACCATGCTCACCAAGAACTCCTTCCTGGACGAGATCAACAAGCAGTACGTCATGACCGCCCGCGCCAAGGGTCTCACCGAGAACCGGGTGCTCTACGGCCACGTGTTCCGCAACGCCATGCTCATCGTGGTGGCCGGCTTCCCCAGCGCCTTCGTGGGGATCCTGTTCACCGGGGCCCTGCTCATCGAGGTGATCTTCTCCCTCGACGGCCTGGGGCTGCTGGGCTTCGAGGCGGCCATCAACCGCGACTATCCCGTCATGTTCGGCACCCTGTTCTTTTTTACCCTGCTGGGGCTGGTGCTGAACCTCGCGGGCGACCTCATGTACGTGGCCATCGACCCCCGCATCGACTTCGAGAGCCGGGAGAACTGA
- a CDS encoding ABC transporter permease, producing the protein MSPLNRRRFANFRANRRGWWSLWIFLVLFVLSLGAELVANDKPLVVSFQGDWYFPIFKAYPETTFGGDFETEAAYRDPYVRELIAADGWMVWPPVPYSYDTINYDLPVPAPAPPSAENWLGTDDQGRDVTARLIYGFRISVLFGLTLTLASSVIGVVAGAVQGYFGGRIDLFFQRIIEIWSGLPVLYLLIILASVVEPNFWWLLLLMLLFSWMSLVGVVRAEFLRARNFDYIRAARALGVTDLVIIFRHTLPNAMVATLTFLPFILNGSITTLTSLDFLGFGLPPGSASLGELLAQGKANLQAPWLGITAFMVLAVMLSLLIFIGEAARDAFDPRKTFN; encoded by the coding sequence ATGAGCCCCCTGAACCGGCGCCGCTTCGCCAATTTCCGCGCCAACCGCCGGGGCTGGTGGTCCCTGTGGATCTTCCTGGTGCTGTTCGTCCTGAGCCTGGGGGCCGAGTTGGTGGCCAACGACAAACCCCTGGTGGTGAGCTTCCAGGGCGACTGGTACTTTCCGATATTCAAGGCCTACCCGGAGACTACCTTCGGCGGCGACTTCGAGACCGAGGCGGCCTACCGCGACCCCTATGTCCGGGAGCTCATCGCGGCCGACGGCTGGATGGTGTGGCCGCCGGTGCCCTACAGCTACGACACCATCAACTACGACCTGCCCGTGCCCGCCCCGGCCCCGCCATCGGCGGAGAACTGGCTGGGCACCGACGACCAGGGCCGGGACGTCACCGCGCGCCTCATCTACGGCTTCCGCATCTCGGTGCTGTTCGGTCTCACCCTCACCCTGGCCAGCTCCGTCATCGGCGTGGTGGCCGGTGCGGTGCAGGGCTACTTCGGCGGGCGCATCGATCTCTTCTTCCAGCGCATCATCGAGATCTGGTCGGGGCTGCCGGTGCTTTACCTGCTCATCATCCTGGCCAGCGTGGTGGAGCCCAACTTCTGGTGGCTGCTGCTGCTGATGCTGCTGTTCTCGTGGATGTCCCTGGTGGGAGTGGTGCGGGCGGAGTTCCTGCGGGCGCGCAATTTCGACTACATCCGCGCGGCCCGGGCCCTGGGGGTGACGGACCTGGTGATCATCTTCCGCCACACCCTGCCCAATGCCATGGTGGCCACCCTCACCTTCCTGCCCTTCATATTGAACGGCTCCATCACCACCCTCACCTCCCTGGATTTCCTCGGCTTCGGCCTGCCCCCCGGCTCCGCCTCCCTGGGAGAACTGCTGGCCCAGGGCAAGGCCAACCTCCAGGCCCCGTGGCTCGGCATCACCGCCTTCATGGTGCTGGCGGTGATGCTGTCCCTGCTCATCTTCATCGGCGAGGCGGCCCGCGACGCCTTCGACCCCCGCAAGACCTTCAACTGA
- a CDS encoding IS110 family transposase has translation MSEITTVGLDLAKNVFHVVYLDRHGREVSKKMLRRNQVLGWFANLPPCLVGMEACAGSHYWARELQALGHEVRLIPAQHVKAYVRGQKNDYNDARAIAEALGRPGMRFVPPKSQAQQDIQALHRLRSGVVDDRTALCNQLRGLLAEYGIVVPQGVGRLRRRIPELLEDGENGLNALFRQLLERGYQQLCELDGHIKYYSGLIKQGAREREAERRLCTIPGFGPVVAGAFYATVGDGRGYRRGRDVSAALGMVPRQHSSGGKAVLLGITKRGDRYLRSLLVHGARSVVRRAPGKEDRLSRWVQRLVAERGVNKATVALANKLARIGWAVLRHNTVYQPA, from the coding sequence ATGTCTGAGATTACTACTGTGGGTCTGGATCTGGCAAAGAACGTGTTTCATGTCGTGTACCTGGATCGCCATGGGCGGGAGGTAAGCAAGAAAATGCTCCGCCGCAACCAAGTGCTTGGATGGTTTGCTAATCTGCCCCCCTGCCTGGTGGGTATGGAGGCTTGTGCCGGGTCCCACTACTGGGCCCGTGAGCTGCAGGCACTGGGGCACGAGGTGCGGCTGATCCCGGCCCAGCACGTCAAGGCCTATGTGCGGGGTCAGAAGAACGACTACAACGATGCCCGAGCGATTGCCGAAGCGCTCGGGCGCCCGGGGATGCGTTTTGTGCCGCCCAAGAGCCAGGCTCAGCAGGATATCCAGGCCCTGCACCGGCTGCGTTCAGGGGTGGTGGACGACCGTACGGCGTTGTGCAACCAGTTACGCGGGCTGCTGGCCGAGTACGGGATTGTGGTGCCCCAAGGCGTGGGGCGCCTGCGCCGTCGCATCCCGGAGTTGCTCGAGGATGGCGAGAATGGGCTCAACGCCCTGTTCCGGCAGCTGCTGGAGCGTGGCTATCAGCAGTTGTGTGAACTCGATGGGCATATCAAGTACTACAGTGGACTGATCAAGCAGGGTGCGCGCGAGCGTGAGGCCGAGCGGCGTCTGTGCACGATCCCGGGGTTTGGGCCGGTGGTGGCAGGTGCGTTTTATGCCACCGTGGGTGATGGTCGAGGCTATCGCCGGGGGCGCGATGTCTCGGCCGCGTTGGGGATGGTGCCACGCCAGCACTCCAGCGGTGGCAAGGCGGTGCTGCTGGGGATCACCAAGCGCGGCGACAGGTATCTGCGCAGCCTGCTGGTGCATGGGGCCCGCTCGGTGGTGCGCCGGGCCCCCGGCAAAGAGGACCGCCTGAGCCGCTGGGTGCAGCGCCTGGTGGCCGAGCGGGGCGTGAACAAAGCCACGGTGGCGCTGGCCAACAAGCTGGCGCGCATTGGTTGGGCGGTGTTGCGCCACAACACGGTCTATCAGCCCGCCTGA